The following proteins are encoded in a genomic region of Triticum dicoccoides isolate Atlit2015 ecotype Zavitan chromosome 1B, WEW_v2.0, whole genome shotgun sequence:
- the LOC119349449 gene encoding photosynthetic NDH subunit of subcomplex B 3, chloroplastic-like: MAATSSAALFSVLPLPTATPVSARAGSSLCRPTRSAAAISPIRCSAASPDLSPGAPAPAPPKPQIELEFVGPKPGADGSYPVDRAAAVSGDKLLRDVMLENKLELYAAYGKLMNCGGGGSCGTCLVEIIDGKELLSPRTDAENRYLKKKPESWRLTCQTIVGNKENSGKVVVQRLPQWKK, translated from the exons ATGGCGGCCACGAGCTCCGCGGCGCTCTTCTCCGTCCTCCCCCTCCCCACAGCCACCCCGGTCTCCGCCCGGGCAGGCAGCAGCCTTTGCAGGCCGACGCGCTCAGCCGCGGCCATCTCCCCCATCAGATGCTCCGCAGCCTCGCCCGACCTGTCGCCCGGCgctccggcgccggcgccgcccaAGCCCCAAATCGAGCTCGAGTTCGTCGGG CCTAAGCCGGGCGCCGACGGGTCGTACCCGGTGgacagggcggcggcggtgagcggcGACAAGCTCCTCCGGGACGTCATGCTTGAGAACAAGCTCGAGCTCTACGCGGCATAC GGGAAGCTGATGAACTGCGGCGGCGGGGGCAGCTGCGGCACCTGCCTCGTCGAG ATAATCGACGGGAAGGAGCTGCTGAGCCCAAGGACCGACGCCGAGAATCGTTACCTGAAGAAG AAACCGGAGTCGTGGAGGCTCACCTGCCAGACGATCGTCGGGAACAAGGAGAACTCCGGCAAG GTTGTCGTCCAACGGCTGCCCCAGTGGAAGAAATGA